A genomic region of Capnocytophaga canimorsus contains the following coding sequences:
- a CDS encoding 5'-methylthioadenosine/adenosylhomocysteine nucleosidase, with translation MRIGIIGAMELEINRLKNELEDLEVQKIAAFTFYKGSIAGVSVVVLLSGIGKVSASVATTLLIEKYHPDIIINTGTAGGLGDTSVHDLILATEVRHHDVDVTAFGYQMGQQAQMPAAYLPDNQWFEKAKAIAKKHTQQLHYGLVVSGDAFIHDPKRLQNIQRQFPKAKAVEMEAAAIAQTCYLMQVPFIMLRAISDKAGEGNAQSYEQFVQEAGKIAAEINIDLIKHYALEV, from the coding sequence ATGAGAATAGGGATTATAGGAGCTATGGAGCTTGAAATAAATCGGTTAAAAAATGAATTGGAAGATTTAGAAGTCCAAAAAATAGCCGCTTTTACTTTTTATAAAGGAAGTATAGCAGGAGTTTCGGTAGTGGTACTACTTTCGGGAATAGGTAAGGTAAGTGCTTCTGTAGCAACTACTTTACTTATAGAAAAGTATCATCCTGATATTATTATCAATACAGGAACTGCTGGAGGGTTGGGTGATACTTCGGTACACGACCTTATTTTAGCTACCGAAGTACGCCATCACGATGTAGATGTTACTGCTTTTGGCTATCAAATGGGACAACAAGCGCAAATGCCAGCAGCTTATCTTCCCGATAATCAATGGTTTGAAAAGGCTAAAGCTATTGCTAAAAAGCATACCCAACAGCTTCATTACGGATTGGTAGTTAGCGGAGATGCTTTTATTCACGATCCTAAACGTTTACAAAATATTCAAAGACAATTTCCTAAAGCAAAAGCAGTTGAAATGGAAGCCGCTGCCATTGCACAAACTTGCTATTTAATGCAAGTCCCTTTTATTATGCTCAGAGCCATCTCCGATAAAGCTGGAGAAGGAAACGCACAATCCTACGAACAGTTTGTACAAGAAGCAGGTAAAATTGCTGCCGAAATTAATATCGACCTTATTAAACACTATGCCTTAGAGGTTTAG
- a CDS encoding DUF2975 domain-containing protein, giving the protein MKKITSSDFQLIKLTVWLILVIFSFDAIRMLFEFIFPLIFLRENNTSSWGRKLIFFQNHPIYYGIIVFFELIIAFSKIYMSFIAAKSVSKLNVNNSFFKEKLADNFLKISKIAISLSCFIFIFQAISDFIFINTPSYQEFNRRTASDMGIILLLGSTMYVLAYIFKKGIDLQEENDLTI; this is encoded by the coding sequence ATGAAAAAGATTACATCTTCCGATTTTCAACTCATTAAATTAACTGTTTGGTTGATATTAGTGATATTTTCTTTTGATGCAATACGAATGTTGTTCGAATTCATATTCCCTTTGATTTTTTTGAGAGAGAACAACACATCAAGCTGGGGTAGAAAATTGATATTCTTCCAAAATCACCCAATTTATTACGGAATTATTGTTTTTTTTGAGTTAATTATTGCCTTTTCAAAAATTTATATGAGTTTCATAGCGGCTAAATCTGTTTCAAAATTAAATGTGAACAACTCGTTTTTTAAAGAGAAATTGGCTGACAATTTTTTAAAAATCAGTAAAATAGCTATTTCTTTGAGTTGCTTCATATTTATTTTTCAAGCCATAAGTGATTTTATTTTTATTAACACCCCGTCATACCAAGAATTTAATCGTAGAACGGCATCGGATATGGGAATAATACTTCTTTTAGGGTCAACGATGTATGTACTTGCTTACATTTTCAAAAAAGGAATAGATTTACAAGAAGAAAACGATTTAACTATTTGA
- a CDS encoding DUF2975 domain-containing protein: MRKIFILKTILDLLFILSIFGVLSFISFFLEETIRVNGYDVTADTLFAKIVLWLWYIGYLLFIYILYLFRKTAYLFLRVRIFNEKVVKNLNKIGILLIIIIICTDISLMIYSVIERKNIGFRLDTNPMLFKIAVGLLFMTLSEVLKISTKMKEENDLTV, encoded by the coding sequence ATGCGAAAAATATTTATTCTAAAAACTATTCTCGACTTGCTATTTATTTTATCAATTTTCGGGGTTTTGAGTTTTATTTCATTCTTTTTGGAAGAGACTATCAGAGTGAACGGTTATGATGTTACGGCTGACACATTATTCGCTAAAATTGTGCTTTGGCTTTGGTATATTGGTTATCTTTTGTTCATATATATTCTTTATCTTTTCAGAAAAACTGCATACTTATTTCTTCGAGTACGAATTTTTAACGAGAAAGTGGTTAAAAACTTGAATAAAATAGGAATTCTACTGATAATCATAATTATATGTACTGATATTTCTTTAATGATTTATAGCGTTATAGAACGCAAAAATATAGGATTCCGATTGGATACAAATCCTATGTTGTTTAAGATAGCTGTGGGCTTGTTATTTATGACTTTGAGTGAAGTGCTTAAAATAAGTACAAAAATGAAGGAAGAAAATGATTTAACTGTTTGA
- a CDS encoding helix-turn-helix domain-containing protein codes for MPIIVNLDVMMAKRKISLNELSEKVGLTLSNLSILKTGKAKAIRFSTLEAICKALDCQPADILEYKEEL; via the coding sequence ATGCCAATTATTGTAAATTTAGATGTAATGATGGCAAAGCGAAAAATATCGTTAAATGAGCTTTCGGAAAAAGTAGGTTTAACGCTTTCCAACCTTTCCATTTTGAAAACAGGAAAAGCCAAAGCCATCCGATTTAGCACCCTCGAAGCTATTTGTAAAGCACTTGACTGCCAACCTGCTGATATTTTGGAATATAAAGAAGAACTTTAA
- a CDS encoding family 20 glycosylhydrolase: MKHFMIIAFCLFFGISTAQNTKPFVIPELSQWQQGKGNFTISEKTSISADMKSAEVAQAFTDDFKTMFGKNLKVNNSKSDIHFEIHSDILKDKGEEAYQIEIGQQIKVSANSTKGLYWATRTLLQLSEQSFDLPCGTIIDYPQYPLRGFMLDVGRKFFTIDYLKSVVKLMAYYKMNTFQIHLNDNGFKKFFNEDWDKTYSAFRLESTTFPGLAAKDGHYTKDEFRQLQIDALKQGVTIIPEIDAPAHTLAFAHYLPEIGSDKYGKDHVDLFNPKTYEFLNQLFKEYLEGENPIFVNPLVHIGTDEYNNEDPEVVEKFRYFTDYYIKYIESFGKKAALWGALTHAKGKTPVKVEDVLMFCWYNGYAEPRDMIALGYDVVSIPDGLVYIVPQAGYYYDYLNIKKLYESWTPATIGKEVFEENHPQIKGGMFAVWNDHCGNGISQQDVYHRVFPAMQTLSVKMWNGKNTTLPFADFDKKRLLLSEAPAVNVLGRPEKNEKGVVFEIKNPEKGKELGQKLTDIGYDYRVTFYINAKSNPKGTALFTSDYATFYLSDPKSGKVGFSRDGYDYQFNYFLPTNKKLKIIVKGTNKSTSLYVNDELIETLEIVPHKDDAHLDKPRKWVQTLVFPLKKLEHFNGKITDLKVEYLKD, encoded by the coding sequence ATGAAACACTTTATGATTATTGCTTTTTGTCTATTTTTTGGCATCAGCACGGCACAAAACACCAAGCCCTTTGTAATTCCTGAACTTAGCCAGTGGCAACAGGGTAAGGGGAACTTCACAATTTCCGAAAAAACATCTATTTCAGCAGATATGAAATCGGCAGAGGTGGCACAAGCCTTTACTGATGATTTCAAAACGATGTTTGGAAAAAATCTGAAAGTAAACAACTCAAAATCAGACATTCATTTTGAAATACATTCAGATATTTTGAAGGATAAAGGGGAAGAAGCCTACCAAATCGAAATTGGGCAACAGATAAAAGTTAGTGCAAATTCCACCAAAGGGCTGTATTGGGCTACGCGTACTTTGTTGCAACTTTCCGAACAATCTTTTGACCTTCCTTGCGGAACCATCATAGACTATCCGCAATATCCCCTTCGTGGTTTTATGCTCGATGTTGGCAGAAAATTCTTTACCATTGATTACCTCAAATCGGTAGTGAAATTGATGGCTTACTACAAGATGAATACCTTTCAAATTCACCTGAATGACAATGGGTTCAAGAAATTTTTTAATGAGGATTGGGACAAAACCTATTCCGCATTTCGGTTAGAAAGCACCACTTTCCCTGGTCTTGCTGCAAAAGATGGGCATTACACCAAAGATGAATTCCGTCAACTTCAAATAGATGCTCTGAAACAGGGAGTTACCATCATTCCAGAAATTGATGCTCCTGCACACACATTGGCTTTTGCTCATTATCTGCCCGAAATCGGAAGTGATAAATACGGTAAAGACCACGTCGACTTATTCAATCCGAAAACTTATGAATTTCTTAATCAGTTATTTAAAGAATATCTGGAAGGCGAAAATCCCATTTTTGTAAATCCGCTAGTACATATCGGCACAGACGAATACAACAATGAAGACCCCGAAGTGGTAGAGAAATTTCGCTATTTCACAGACTATTACATCAAGTATATCGAAAGTTTCGGAAAAAAAGCAGCACTTTGGGGAGCTTTGACTCACGCTAAGGGTAAAACTCCTGTAAAAGTGGAAGATGTACTGATGTTTTGCTGGTACAACGGATATGCTGAACCTCGCGATATGATTGCTTTGGGATATGATGTGGTTAGCATTCCTGATGGATTGGTGTACATTGTACCACAAGCAGGATATTATTACGATTACTTGAATATCAAAAAGTTATATGAAAGTTGGACGCCAGCTACCATCGGAAAAGAAGTTTTTGAAGAAAATCATCCTCAAATTAAAGGTGGAATGTTTGCCGTTTGGAACGACCATTGCGGAAACGGAATCAGTCAGCAAGATGTTTATCATCGAGTATTTCCAGCAATGCAAACGCTTTCTGTAAAGATGTGGAACGGAAAAAACACAACACTCCCTTTTGCTGACTTCGATAAGAAACGCCTCTTGCTTAGTGAAGCTCCTGCGGTAAACGTATTAGGGCGTCCTGAAAAAAATGAAAAAGGTGTGGTTTTTGAAATCAAAAATCCTGAAAAAGGTAAAGAATTGGGGCAAAAACTAACCGATATTGGTTATGATTACCGAGTAACTTTCTACATCAATGCAAAGAGCAATCCGAAAGGAACTGCTTTATTTACTTCTGATTATGCAACTTTCTATTTATCAGATCCTAAAAGTGGAAAAGTAGGTTTTAGCCGTGATGGATACGATTATCAATTCAATTATTTTCTGCCCACAAACAAAAAGCTGAAAATCATTGTTAAGGGAACTAATAAATCGACTTCATTGTACGTAAACGATGAACTTATCGAAACCTTAGAAATTGTTCCGCATAAAGATGATGCTCATTTGGACAAACCCAGAAAATGGGTACAAACCTTAGTTTTCCCACTCAAAAAATTAGAACACTTCAACGGAAAAATTACCGATTTAAAAGTAGAATATTTGAAAGATTGA
- a CDS encoding NUDIX hydrolase, with protein MKTFFNFCPSCGSSDIIFPNQVRLSCNDCGFVYFHNIAAAVAVVFTFEGQVLFTVRNQEPDKGKLDLPGGFIDPEENAEQAACREIREEMGLEIAPDRLKYITTQPNNYLYKDVLYRTMDIFFECPLQNQDLSVAAPDEIKALIWKNPKQMDFNEIGFVSIRKVIENFYGK; from the coding sequence ATGAAAACTTTTTTCAATTTTTGCCCTTCTTGTGGTTCGTCAGATATTATTTTTCCCAATCAAGTACGTTTGTCTTGTAACGATTGCGGATTTGTTTACTTCCATAACATAGCGGCAGCTGTTGCTGTAGTTTTTACCTTTGAAGGGCAGGTGCTTTTCACTGTTCGTAATCAAGAACCCGATAAAGGAAAACTTGATTTACCAGGCGGATTTATTGACCCTGAGGAAAATGCCGAACAAGCTGCTTGTCGTGAAATTAGAGAAGAAATGGGACTTGAAATCGCTCCCGATCGTCTTAAATATATCACTACTCAGCCCAATAATTATCTTTACAAAGACGTACTTTACCGCACGATGGATATCTTTTTTGAATGTCCGCTTCAAAACCAAGATCTTTCGGTGGCTGCTCCTGATGAAATCAAAGCTTTGATTTGGAAAAACCCTAAACAGATGGATTTTAATGAAATTGGCTTTGTTTCAATCCGAAAAGTTATCGAGAATTTTTATGGTAAATAA